The Streptomyces sp. ICC1 DNA window TCCGGCCGGGTCGACCGACCCGAGCTGGCCTCGCGGCCGTTCGCGGCGGACCGCGACGGCTTCGTCATCGCCGCGGGGGCCGCCGTACTCGTACTGGAACGGACGGCGGACGCCGCGGCCCGCGGGAGGCGCGGCTACGCGCACCTCGCCGGAGCCGGCCTCACCTCGGACGCCCACCACCCGACGGCGCCCTCCCCCGGTGGGGAGTACGCGGAGGCGGCGCTGCGCGCGGCGCTGGCCGAGGCCGGCCTGTCCCCGGCGGACGTGGACCACGTCAACGCCCACGGAACCTCCACCCCCCTCAACGACCGCACCGAGGGCGAGCTCATCGCCCGCGTCCTGCCGCACGGGCCCAGCGTGACCGCCGCCAAGGGGGTCCTCGGCCACAGTCTCGGCGCCGCCGGGGCCGTGGAGGCCGCCCTCACCGCGCCCACCATCCGGGACTCCCAGGTCGCGCCGATCGCCAACCTCGGTGCGGGCGGCTCCGCTTCCGGTTTCGGCCCCGGCTCCGGTTTCGGCTCCGGCTCCGGCTCCGGCTCCGACACTCCTTTCGGCATCGACTGCGTGACCGGCGCGGTCCGCGAGCAGCGGGTGACCGCCGCCGTCAGCCATTCCTTCGGCTTCGGCGGGCACAACGTGGTGCTCCTCCTCACCGCGCCCTGACCGCACCGGGCCCGCCCCCGACCGGCGCCCCCCTCACCAGCAGAAGGCTTCGTACCCTTGGCCGTTCACAGCGCCATCGTCCACGCCACCGTCCACGTACCGCGGGAGCGGCAGAGCGTCTCCGCGGTCGAGGACCGCTTCCGGGCGAGCAGTCCCGGCATCCCGATGTCGCGGGGTGTGCTCCAGCACATGTACGGGCTCGCCCAGCGCACGGTGGCGCCGGCCGAGGAGCAGCCCTCCGATCTGGCGGTGCACGCGGCCCGGAGCCTGCTGGACGAGAGCGACACCCTCCCGCGGGACGTGGACCTGCTGCTGTACGCGGGCATCCTCGCCGATATGGAGGAGCCGGCCACAGCCCATGTG harbors:
- a CDS encoding beta-ketoacyl-[acyl-carrier-protein] synthase family protein, whose translation is MTAPPHRRAAVAVTGLGMLTPAGIGREATWAGVRRARSTAATDPELKGCPVDISCRIPAMSPEQGRIGGGKAWRMGRFTQLAVLAAREAVADAGLDPASWDGARVAVVIGSGLAGAAHLETQTLRHHQGGPDLVSPALVPMLISNMACGEVSADLGAHGPSLATETACASGATALAVARDLLLSGACDIALAGGAEAAVTPVVTTGFARMGALSGRVDRPELASRPFAADRDGFVIAAGAAVLVLERTADAAARGRRGYAHLAGAGLTSDAHHPTAPSPGGEYAEAALRAALAEAGLSPADVDHVNAHGTSTPLNDRTEGELIARVLPHGPSVTAAKGVLGHSLGAAGAVEAALTAPTIRDSQVAPIANLGAGGSASGFGPGSGFGSGSGSGSDTPFGIDCVTGAVREQRVTAAVSHSFGFGGHNVVLLLTAP